A region of Jonquetella anthropi DSM 22815 DNA encodes the following proteins:
- the fusA gene encoding elongation factor G, with amino-acid sequence MLCDDLSKIRNIGIAAHIDAGKTTTSERILFYTGVNYKIGEVHEGAATMDWMEQERERGITITSAATTCRWRDCWINLIDTPGHVDFTVEVERSMRVLDGAISVFCAVGGVEPQSETVWRQADKYRVPRVAFVNKMDRVGANFLSVVDQLHEKLGARAVPLQLPIGAEDSFKGIVDLVTMKAFCYHTEDSGAKPEEGPIPEDMKADAASYREHLIESLGDVDEEIMELYLDGKEPSVEQIKRAIREHTIKLEFVPVLCGSAFKNKGIQAVLDAVVDYLPSPLDLPAIEGTDPDDPEKIIERHPDVSAPFAGLAFKIAVDPFVGRLTYCRVYSGKVKTGDTLYNPASRKRERIGRILQMHSNKRIDLDEAGAGMIIALPSLKATRTGDTLCDEKAPVVLESLEFPQPVISLSVEPATTADKDKLTKGLIALAEEDPTFVVRNNEETGQTIISGMGELHLDIIIDRLRREFKVDVAVGRPQVSYREAIFDRVEQVQGKFVRQSGGRGQYGDVVINMEPLPDGASGFVFEDKIVGGVIPREYIPAVQKGIEEAMGTGILGGFPVIGVKVELVYGSYHDVDSSEMAFKIAASMAFKEAMRRAHPALMEPIMAVEVDTPEEYVGDVMGDLSSRRGRVEGMEMRGNARAIKAYVPLGEMFGYATDLRSRTSGRATYTMQFHHYEPTPASVAESILKGTQA; translated from the coding sequence ATGCTGTGTGACGACCTCTCTAAAATTCGCAATATAGGCATCGCGGCCCATATTGACGCTGGAAAGACCACCACGTCTGAGCGTATCCTCTTCTATACCGGCGTAAACTACAAGATCGGTGAAGTCCATGAAGGTGCCGCGACGATGGACTGGATGGAGCAGGAGCGCGAGCGAGGCATCACCATCACCTCCGCCGCTACGACGTGCCGCTGGCGGGATTGCTGGATCAACTTGATTGATACGCCCGGCCACGTGGATTTTACCGTCGAAGTTGAGCGATCCATGCGCGTCCTCGACGGGGCCATTTCGGTCTTCTGTGCGGTTGGCGGCGTTGAGCCCCAGTCCGAGACGGTGTGGCGTCAGGCTGACAAGTATCGGGTGCCCCGCGTGGCGTTCGTCAACAAGATGGACCGGGTTGGCGCTAACTTCCTGAGCGTTGTGGATCAGCTTCACGAAAAGCTCGGCGCTCGTGCTGTGCCCCTGCAGCTTCCGATCGGTGCTGAGGACTCGTTCAAGGGAATCGTGGACTTGGTCACCATGAAGGCGTTCTGCTACCACACGGAAGACTCGGGCGCCAAGCCTGAAGAGGGGCCGATTCCAGAGGATATGAAAGCCGACGCGGCTTCTTATCGGGAGCACCTCATCGAGTCCTTGGGCGACGTGGACGAAGAGATCATGGAGCTCTACTTAGACGGAAAAGAGCCGTCTGTAGAGCAGATCAAGAGAGCCATCCGGGAGCACACCATCAAGTTGGAGTTCGTCCCGGTGCTCTGCGGCAGCGCCTTCAAGAACAAGGGAATTCAGGCGGTCTTGGACGCGGTTGTCGATTACCTGCCGAGCCCGCTTGACCTTCCGGCCATCGAAGGAACCGATCCGGACGATCCTGAAAAGATCATCGAGCGCCATCCCGACGTCTCGGCTCCGTTTGCCGGACTCGCCTTCAAGATTGCCGTTGACCCGTTTGTCGGCCGTCTCACGTACTGCCGAGTTTACTCGGGCAAGGTCAAAACCGGCGACACGCTGTACAACCCGGCGAGCCGGAAGCGTGAGAGAATCGGCCGAATCCTTCAGATGCATTCCAACAAGCGGATTGACCTCGACGAGGCCGGCGCCGGAATGATCATCGCGCTTCCCAGCCTCAAGGCAACCCGCACCGGCGACACATTGTGCGACGAAAAAGCCCCGGTGGTGCTGGAAAGCTTGGAGTTCCCCCAGCCGGTTATTTCTCTTTCCGTTGAGCCGGCGACGACGGCCGACAAGGATAAGCTCACCAAGGGGCTCATCGCCCTCGCAGAGGAAGATCCGACGTTCGTCGTCCGCAACAACGAAGAGACCGGTCAGACTATCATCTCCGGGATGGGTGAGCTTCACCTAGACATCATCATTGACCGGCTTCGCCGGGAGTTCAAGGTCGATGTAGCAGTCGGACGGCCACAAGTCTCCTACCGCGAGGCCATCTTCGATCGGGTCGAGCAGGTTCAGGGAAAATTCGTCCGTCAGAGCGGCGGACGCGGCCAGTACGGCGATGTTGTCATCAACATGGAGCCTCTGCCGGACGGCGCGTCAGGTTTTGTCTTCGAGGACAAGATCGTCGGCGGCGTCATTCCCAGAGAGTACATCCCCGCTGTTCAGAAGGGCATCGAGGAAGCTATGGGTACGGGTATCTTAGGTGGCTTCCCTGTCATCGGCGTCAAAGTTGAACTGGTGTACGGAAGCTACCACGACGTGGACAGCTCCGAAATGGCCTTCAAGATCGCCGCTTCGATGGCGTTTAAAGAAGCGATGCGGCGGGCTCACCCGGCTCTGATGGAGCCCATTATGGCGGTTGAGGTGGACACTCCGGAAGAATACGTCGGAGACGTTATGGGCGACCTGTCGTCCCGGCGCGGACGCGTCGAGGGCATGGAAATGAGAGGAAACGCCCGGGCAATTAAAGCCTACGTTCCTCTGGGAGAGATGTTCGGGTACGCGACCGACCTGAGAAGCAGAACTTCCGGCCGGGCTACCTACACGATGCAGTTCCATCACTATGAACCCACACCGGCCAGCGTGGCCGAGTCGATCCTCAAGGGCACTCAGGCCTAA
- the rpsG gene encoding 30S ribosomal protein S7, producing the protein MPRKGHVRKRENLGDATYNSPVVTKFINKLMLDGKKSVAEGIMYGALDQASEKLKVPAMELFEKAMENVRPLVEVRSRRVGGATYQVPVEVAPARAQALAIRWIISYARGKSGMPMAERLAREFVDAYNNEGNAVKKRDETHRMAEANRAFAHYRW; encoded by the coding sequence ATGCCGCGCAAAGGTCATGTGCGCAAACGCGAAAATCTGGGCGACGCCACATACAACAGCCCGGTCGTTACTAAGTTCATCAACAAGTTGATGCTTGACGGCAAGAAGAGCGTTGCCGAAGGGATCATGTACGGTGCTCTCGATCAGGCGTCCGAGAAGCTGAAGGTTCCGGCAATGGAACTTTTTGAGAAGGCGATGGAGAACGTTCGCCCGCTCGTAGAAGTCCGCAGCCGGCGCGTCGGCGGCGCCACGTATCAGGTTCCCGTCGAAGTTGCTCCTGCGCGGGCTCAGGCTCTGGCCATCCGCTGGATCATCTCCTACGCCCGCGGCAAGAGCGGAATGCCAATGGCGGAGCGGCTTGCCAGAGAGTTCGTCGACGCCTACAACAACGAGGGGAACGCGGTCAAGAAACGCGACGAAACTCACAGAATGGCCGAGGCCAACCGGGCGTTCGCTCACTACCGCTGGTAG
- the rpsL gene encoding 30S ribosomal protein S12: MPTINQLVRKGRSEKIVKSASPALHKCPARRGVCTRVYTVTPKKPNSALRKVARVRLTNGIEVTSYIPGVGHNLQEHSVVLVRGGKIKDLPGVRYHIIRGTLDCGGVADRKRSRSKYGARRPKK, translated from the coding sequence GTGCCAACAATTAACCAGCTGGTCCGCAAAGGACGCAGCGAAAAGATCGTGAAGTCAGCCTCCCCGGCGCTTCACAAGTGCCCCGCGCGCCGCGGGGTTTGTACTCGTGTTTACACCGTCACTCCGAAAAAGCCGAACTCGGCTCTTCGTAAGGTCGCCCGTGTTCGTCTGACGAACGGCATTGAAGTGACGTCCTATATTCCCGGCGTCGGTCACAACCTTCAGGAGCACTCAGTCGTGCTGGTGCGCGGCGGGAAGATCAAGGACCTTCCGGGCGTTCGGTATCATATCATTCGCGGCACGCTAGACTGCGGCGGCGTGGCCGATCGCAAGAGAAGCCGCTCCAAGTACGGCGCTCGCCGTCCTAAGAAGTAA